One window from the genome of Macaca fascicularis isolate 582-1 chromosome 7, T2T-MFA8v1.1 encodes:
- the PRMT5 gene encoding protein arginine N-methyltransferase 5 isoform X3: protein MLQELNFGAYLGLPAFLLPLNQEDNTNLARVLTNHIHTGHHSSMFWMRVPLVAPEDLRDDIIENAPTTHTEEYSGEEKTWMWWHNFRTLCDYSKRIAVALEIGADLPSNHVIDRWLGEPIKAAILPTSIFLTNKKGFPVLSKMHQRLIFRLLKLEVQFIITGTNHHSEKEFCSYLQYLEYLSQNRPPPNAYELFAKGYEDYLQSPLQPLMDNLESQTYEVFEKDPIKYSQYQQAIYKCLLDRVPEEEKDTNVQVLMVLGAGRGPLVNASLRAAKQADRRIKLYAVEKNPNAVVTLENWQFEEWGSQVTVVSSDMREWVAPEKADIIVSELLGSFADNELSPECLDGAQHFLKDDGVSIPGEYTSFLAPISSSKLYNEVRACREKDRDPEAQFEMPYVVRLHNFHQLSAPQPCFTFSHPNRDPMIDNNRYCTLEFPVEVNTVLHGFAGYFETVLYQDITLSIRPETHSPGMFSWFPILFPIKQPITVREGQTICVRFWRCSNSKKVWYEWAVTAPVCSAIHNPTGRSYTIGL, encoded by the exons ATGTTACAGGAGCTGAATTTTGGTGCATATTTGGGTCTTCCAGCTTTCCTGCTGCCCCTTAATCAGGAAGATAACACCAACCTGGCCAGAGTTTTGACCAACCACATCCACACTGGCCATCACTCTTCTATG TTCTGGATGCGGGTACCCTTGGTGGCACCAGAGGACCTGAGAGATGATATAATTGAGAATGCACCAACTACACACACAGAGGAGTACAGTGGGGAGGAGAAAACATGGATGTG GTGGCACAACTTCCGGACTTTGTGTGACTATAGTAAGAGGATTGCAGTGG CTCTTGAAATTGGGGCTGACCTCCCATCTAATCATGTCATTGATCGCTGGCTTGGGGAGCCCATCAAAGCAGCCATTCTCCCCACTAGCATCTTCCTGACCAATAAGAAGGGATTTCCTGTTCTTTCTAAGATGCACCAGAGGCTCATCTTCCGGCTCCTCAAG TTGGAGGTGCAGTTCATCATcacaggcaccaaccaccactCAGAGAAGGAGTTCTGCTCCTACCTTCAGTACTTGGAATACTTAAGCCAGAACCGTCCTCCACCTAATGCCTATGAACTCTTTGCCAAGGGCTATGAAGACTATCTGCAGTCCCCGCTTCAG CCACTGATGGACAATCTGGAATCTCAGACATACGAAGTGTTTGAAAAGGACCCTATCAAATACTCTCAGTATCAGCAG GCCATCTATAAATGTCTGCTAGACCGAGTACCAGAAGAGGAGAAGGATACCAATGTCCA GGTACTGATGGTGCTGGGAGCAGGACGGGGACCCCTGGTGAACGCTTCCCTGCGGGCAGCCAAGCAGGCTGACCGGCGGATAAAGCTGTATGCTGTGGAGAAAAACCCAAATGCCGTGGTGAC GCTAGAGAACTGGCAGTTTGAAGAATGGGGAAGCCAAGTGACCGTAGTCTCATCAGACATGAGGGAATGGGTGGCTCCAGAGAAAGCAGACATCATTGTCAGCGAGCTTCTGGGCTCATTTGCTGACAATGAATTGTCGCCTGAGTGCCTGGATGGAGCCCAGCACTTCCTAAAAG ATGACGGTGTGAGCATCCCCGGAGAATATACTTCCTTCCTGGctcccatctcctcctccaaGCTGTACAATGAAGTCCGGGCCTGTAGGGAGAAGGACCGTGACCCTGAG GCCCAGTTCGAGATGCCTTATGTGGTACGGCTGCACAACTTCCACCAGCTCTCTGCGCCCCAGCCCTGTTTCACCTTCAGCCATCCCAACAGAG ATCCTATGATTGACAACAACCGCTATTGTACCTTGGAGTTTCCCGTGGAGGTGAACACAGTACTGCATGGCTTTGCAGGCTACTTTGAGACTGTGCTTTATCAGGACATCACTCTGA GTATCCGTCCAGAGACTCACTCTCCTGGGATGTTCTCATGGTTTCCCATCCTCTTCCCTATTAAG CAGCCCATAACGGTACGTGAAGGCCAAACCATCTGTGTGCGTTTCTGGCGATGCAGCAATTCCAAGAAGGTGTGGTATGAGTGGGCTGTGACAGCACCAGTCTGTTCTGCTATTCACAACCCCACAGGCCGCTCATATACCATTGGCCTCTAG
- the RBM23 gene encoding probable RNA-binding protein 23 isoform X5, translating into MQLAARIRPRDLEDFFSAVGKVRDVRIISDRNSRRSKGIAYVEFCEIQSVPLAIGLTGQRLLGVPIIVQASQAEKNRLAAMANNLQKGSGGPMRLYVGSLHFNITEDMLRGIFEPFGKIDNIVLMKDSDTGRSKGYGFITFSDSECARRALEQLNGFELAGRPMRVGHVTERLDGGTDITFPDGDQELDPGSAGGRLQLMAKLAEGSGIQLPTTAAAAAAAAAAAHAAALQLNGAVPLGALNPAALTALSPALNLASQCFQLSSLFTPQTM; encoded by the exons ATGCAGTTAGCTGCCCGCATTCGGCCTCGAGATCTGGAGGACTTTTTCTCTGCTGTAGGCAAG GTTCGTGATGTACGTATCATCTCAGATCGGAACTCACGTCGTTCTAAGGGCATTGCCTATGTGGAATTCTGTGAAATCCAGTCTGTGCCACTGGCCATTGGGCTGACTGGGCAGCGGTTGCTGGGAGTGCCTATCATTGTACAGGCTTCACAG gCAGAGAAAAACCGACTGGCAGCCATGGCCAACAACCTGCAAAAGGGCAGTGGTGGACCAATGCGCCTCTATGTGGGTTCCCTGCACTTCAATATCACTGAAGACATGCTCCGGGGCATCTTTGAGCCCTTTGGTAAA ATTGATAATATTGTCCTGATGAAGGACTCAGATACAGGCCGCTCTAAAGGTTATGGTTTCATCACG TTCTCTGATTCTGAGTGTGCCCGGCGGGCCCTGGAACAGTTGAATGGCTTTGAGCTTGCTGGTCGACCTATGAGGGTTGGCCATGTGACTGAGCGACTGGATGGTGGCACAGACATCACTTTTCCTGATGGGGACCAGGAGCTGGATCCAGGATCAGCAGGTGGACGTTTGCAGCTCATGGCAAAACTGGCAGAAG GCTCTGGAATCCAACTGCCaaccactgctgctgctgccgctgctgctgccgctgctgcccATGCTGCTGCCTTGCAACTGAATGGAGCAGTTCCCTTGGGAGCCCTGAATCCAGCAGCTCTGACTG CTCTGAGTCCAGCCCTGAACCTTGCCTCCCAGTGCTTCCAGCTGTCCAGCCTCTTTACCCCCCAGACCAT GTAA
- the RBM23 gene encoding probable RNA-binding protein 23 isoform X1 has protein sequence MASDDFDIVIEAMLEAPYKKEEDEQQRKEVKKDYPSNTTSSTSNSGNSGTSGSSTIGETSKKKRSRSHSKSRDRKRSRSRDQDRYRRRNSRSRSRDRQRRHRSRSWDRRHSSELRSRDRRQDRVSYRSPPLAAGYRYGHSKSPHFREKSPVREPVDNLSPEERDARTVFCMQLAARIRPRDLEDFFSAVGKVRDVRIISDRNSRRSKGIAYVEFCEIQSVPLAIGLTGQRLLGVPIIVQASQAEKNRLAAMANNLQKGSGGPMRLYVGSLHFNITEDMLRGIFEPFGKIDNIVLMKDSDTGRSKGYGFITFSDSECARRALEQLNGFELAGRPMRVGHVTERLDGGTDITFPDGDQELDPGSAGGRLQLMAKLAEGSGIQLPTTAAAAAAAAAAAHAAALQLNGAVPLGALNPAALTALSPALNLASQCFQLSSLFTPQTM, from the exons ATGGCATCTGATGACTTTGATATAGTGATTGAGGCCATGCTGGAAGCTCCCTATAAAAAAGAAGAG GATGAgcaacaaaggaaagaagttaaAAAGGATTATCCTAGCAATACCACCAGCAGCACCAGCAACAGTGGCAACAGTGGGACCAGTGGAAGCAGCACCATCGGGGAGACAAGCAA GAAGAAGAGGAGTCGGAGCCATAGTAAAAGCAGGGATAGAAAGCGCAG TCGTAGTCGAGATCAGGATCGGTATAGACGGAGAAACAGTCGGAGCCGAAGTCGAGATCGGCAGCGTCGTCACCGTAGCCGTAGCTGGGATCGTCGACATAGTAGTGAGTTGCGAAGTCGGGACCGTCGACAGGATCGTGTGAGCTACAGGAGTCCTCCACTTGCCGCTGG TTATAGATATGGACACAGTAAGAGTCCTCATTTCAGAGAGAAGAGCCCAGTCAG GGAGCCAGTTGATAATCTGAGTCCTGAGGAGCGTGATGCCCGCACGGTTTTCTGTATGCAGTTAGCTGCCCGCATTCGGCCTCGAGATCTGGAGGACTTTTTCTCTGCTGTAGGCAAG GTTCGTGATGTACGTATCATCTCAGATCGGAACTCACGTCGTTCTAAGGGCATTGCCTATGTGGAATTCTGTGAAATCCAGTCTGTGCCACTGGCCATTGGGCTGACTGGGCAGCGGTTGCTGGGAGTGCCTATCATTGTACAGGCTTCACAG gCAGAGAAAAACCGACTGGCAGCCATGGCCAACAACCTGCAAAAGGGCAGTGGTGGACCAATGCGCCTCTATGTGGGTTCCCTGCACTTCAATATCACTGAAGACATGCTCCGGGGCATCTTTGAGCCCTTTGGTAAA ATTGATAATATTGTCCTGATGAAGGACTCAGATACAGGCCGCTCTAAAGGTTATGGTTTCATCACG TTCTCTGATTCTGAGTGTGCCCGGCGGGCCCTGGAACAGTTGAATGGCTTTGAGCTTGCTGGTCGACCTATGAGGGTTGGCCATGTGACTGAGCGACTGGATGGTGGCACAGACATCACTTTTCCTGATGGGGACCAGGAGCTGGATCCAGGATCAGCAGGTGGACGTTTGCAGCTCATGGCAAAACTGGCAGAAG GCTCTGGAATCCAACTGCCaaccactgctgctgctgccgctgctgctgccgctgctgcccATGCTGCTGCCTTGCAACTGAATGGAGCAGTTCCCTTGGGAGCCCTGAATCCAGCAGCTCTGACTG CTCTGAGTCCAGCCCTGAACCTTGCCTCCCAGTGCTTCCAGCTGTCCAGCCTCTTTACCCCCCAGACCAT GTAA
- the RBM23 gene encoding probable RNA-binding protein 23 isoform X4: MASDDFDIVIEAMLEAPYKKEEDEQQRKEVKKDYPSNTTSSTSNSGNSGTSGSSTIGETSNRSRDQDRYRRRNSRSRSRDRQRRHRSRSWDRRHSSELRSRDRRQDRVSYRSPPLAAGYRYGHSKSPHFREKSPVREPVDNLSPEERDARTVFCMQLAARIRPRDLEDFFSAVGKVRDVRIISDRNSRRSKGIAYVEFCEIQSVPLAIGLTGQRLLGVPIIVQASQAEKNRLAAMANNLQKGSGGPMRLYVGSLHFNITEDMLRGIFEPFGKIDNIVLMKDSDTGRSKGYGFITFSDSECARRALEQLNGFELAGRPMRVGHVTERLDGGTDITFPDGDQELDPGSAGGRLQLMAKLAEGSGIQLPTTAAAAAAAAAAAHAAALQLNGAVPLGALNPAALTALSPALNLASQCFQLSSLFTPQTM, encoded by the exons ATGGCATCTGATGACTTTGATATAGTGATTGAGGCCATGCTGGAAGCTCCCTATAAAAAAGAAGAG GATGAgcaacaaaggaaagaagttaaAAAGGATTATCCTAGCAATACCACCAGCAGCACCAGCAACAGTGGCAACAGTGGGACCAGTGGAAGCAGCACCATCGGGGAGACAAGCAA TCGTAGTCGAGATCAGGATCGGTATAGACGGAGAAACAGTCGGAGCCGAAGTCGAGATCGGCAGCGTCGTCACCGTAGCCGTAGCTGGGATCGTCGACATAGTAGTGAGTTGCGAAGTCGGGACCGTCGACAGGATCGTGTGAGCTACAGGAGTCCTCCACTTGCCGCTGG TTATAGATATGGACACAGTAAGAGTCCTCATTTCAGAGAGAAGAGCCCAGTCAG GGAGCCAGTTGATAATCTGAGTCCTGAGGAGCGTGATGCCCGCACGGTTTTCTGTATGCAGTTAGCTGCCCGCATTCGGCCTCGAGATCTGGAGGACTTTTTCTCTGCTGTAGGCAAG GTTCGTGATGTACGTATCATCTCAGATCGGAACTCACGTCGTTCTAAGGGCATTGCCTATGTGGAATTCTGTGAAATCCAGTCTGTGCCACTGGCCATTGGGCTGACTGGGCAGCGGTTGCTGGGAGTGCCTATCATTGTACAGGCTTCACAG gCAGAGAAAAACCGACTGGCAGCCATGGCCAACAACCTGCAAAAGGGCAGTGGTGGACCAATGCGCCTCTATGTGGGTTCCCTGCACTTCAATATCACTGAAGACATGCTCCGGGGCATCTTTGAGCCCTTTGGTAAA ATTGATAATATTGTCCTGATGAAGGACTCAGATACAGGCCGCTCTAAAGGTTATGGTTTCATCACG TTCTCTGATTCTGAGTGTGCCCGGCGGGCCCTGGAACAGTTGAATGGCTTTGAGCTTGCTGGTCGACCTATGAGGGTTGGCCATGTGACTGAGCGACTGGATGGTGGCACAGACATCACTTTTCCTGATGGGGACCAGGAGCTGGATCCAGGATCAGCAGGTGGACGTTTGCAGCTCATGGCAAAACTGGCAGAAG GCTCTGGAATCCAACTGCCaaccactgctgctgctgccgctgctgctgccgctgctgcccATGCTGCTGCCTTGCAACTGAATGGAGCAGTTCCCTTGGGAGCCCTGAATCCAGCAGCTCTGACTG CTCTGAGTCCAGCCCTGAACCTTGCCTCCCAGTGCTTCCAGCTGTCCAGCCTCTTTACCCCCCAGACCATGTGA
- the RBM23 gene encoding probable RNA-binding protein 23 isoform X2 produces the protein MASDDFDIVIEAMLEAPYKKEEDEQQRKEVKKDYPSNTTSSTSNSGNSGTSGSSTIGETSKKKRSRSHSKSRDRKRSRSRDQDRYRRRNSRSRSRDRQRRHRSRSWDRRHSSELRSRDRRQDRVSYRSPPLAAGYRYGHSKSPHFREKSPVREPVDNLSPEERDARTVFCMQLAARIRPRDLEDFFSAVGKVRDVRIISDRNSRRSKGIAYVEFCEIQSVPLAIGLTGQRLLGVPIIVQASQAEKNRLAAMANNLQKGSGGPMRLYVGSLHFNITEDMLRGIFEPFGKIDNIVLMKDSDTGRSKGYGFITFSDSECARRALEQLNGFELAGRPMRVGHVTERLDGGTDITFPDGDQELDPGSAGGRLQLMAKLAEGSGIQLPTTAAAAAAAAAAAHAAALQLNGAVPLGALNPAALTALSPALNLASQCFQLSSLFTPQTM, from the exons ATGGCATCTGATGACTTTGATATAGTGATTGAGGCCATGCTGGAAGCTCCCTATAAAAAAGAAGAG GATGAgcaacaaaggaaagaagttaaAAAGGATTATCCTAGCAATACCACCAGCAGCACCAGCAACAGTGGCAACAGTGGGACCAGTGGAAGCAGCACCATCGGGGAGACAAGCAA GAAGAAGAGGAGTCGGAGCCATAGTAAAAGCAGGGATAGAAAGCGCAG TCGTAGTCGAGATCAGGATCGGTATAGACGGAGAAACAGTCGGAGCCGAAGTCGAGATCGGCAGCGTCGTCACCGTAGCCGTAGCTGGGATCGTCGACATAGTAGTGAGTTGCGAAGTCGGGACCGTCGACAGGATCGTGTGAGCTACAGGAGTCCTCCACTTGCCGCTGG TTATAGATATGGACACAGTAAGAGTCCTCATTTCAGAGAGAAGAGCCCAGTCAG GGAGCCAGTTGATAATCTGAGTCCTGAGGAGCGTGATGCCCGCACGGTTTTCTGTATGCAGTTAGCTGCCCGCATTCGGCCTCGAGATCTGGAGGACTTTTTCTCTGCTGTAGGCAAG GTTCGTGATGTACGTATCATCTCAGATCGGAACTCACGTCGTTCTAAGGGCATTGCCTATGTGGAATTCTGTGAAATCCAGTCTGTGCCACTGGCCATTGGGCTGACTGGGCAGCGGTTGCTGGGAGTGCCTATCATTGTACAGGCTTCACAG gCAGAGAAAAACCGACTGGCAGCCATGGCCAACAACCTGCAAAAGGGCAGTGGTGGACCAATGCGCCTCTATGTGGGTTCCCTGCACTTCAATATCACTGAAGACATGCTCCGGGGCATCTTTGAGCCCTTTGGTAAA ATTGATAATATTGTCCTGATGAAGGACTCAGATACAGGCCGCTCTAAAGGTTATGGTTTCATCACG TTCTCTGATTCTGAGTGTGCCCGGCGGGCCCTGGAACAGTTGAATGGCTTTGAGCTTGCTGGTCGACCTATGAGGGTTGGCCATGTGACTGAGCGACTGGATGGTGGCACAGACATCACTTTTCCTGATGGGGACCAGGAGCTGGATCCAGGATCAGCAGGTGGACGTTTGCAGCTCATGGCAAAACTGGCAGAAG GCTCTGGAATCCAACTGCCaaccactgctgctgctgccgctgctgctgccgctgctgcccATGCTGCTGCCTTGCAACTGAATGGAGCAGTTCCCTTGGGAGCCCTGAATCCAGCAGCTCTGACTG CTCTGAGTCCAGCCCTGAACCTTGCCTCCCAGTGCTTCCAGCTGTCCAGCCTCTTTACCCCCCAGACCATGTGA
- the RBM23 gene encoding probable RNA-binding protein 23 isoform X3, with the protein MASDDFDIVIEAMLEAPYKKEEDEQQRKEVKKDYPSNTTSSTSNSGNSGTSGSSTIGETSNRSRDQDRYRRRNSRSRSRDRQRRHRSRSWDRRHSSELRSRDRRQDRVSYRSPPLAAGYRYGHSKSPHFREKSPVREPVDNLSPEERDARTVFCMQLAARIRPRDLEDFFSAVGKVRDVRIISDRNSRRSKGIAYVEFCEIQSVPLAIGLTGQRLLGVPIIVQASQAEKNRLAAMANNLQKGSGGPMRLYVGSLHFNITEDMLRGIFEPFGKIDNIVLMKDSDTGRSKGYGFITFSDSECARRALEQLNGFELAGRPMRVGHVTERLDGGTDITFPDGDQELDPGSAGGRLQLMAKLAEGSGIQLPTTAAAAAAAAAAAHAAALQLNGAVPLGALNPAALTALSPALNLASQCFQLSSLFTPQTM; encoded by the exons ATGGCATCTGATGACTTTGATATAGTGATTGAGGCCATGCTGGAAGCTCCCTATAAAAAAGAAGAG GATGAgcaacaaaggaaagaagttaaAAAGGATTATCCTAGCAATACCACCAGCAGCACCAGCAACAGTGGCAACAGTGGGACCAGTGGAAGCAGCACCATCGGGGAGACAAGCAA TCGTAGTCGAGATCAGGATCGGTATAGACGGAGAAACAGTCGGAGCCGAAGTCGAGATCGGCAGCGTCGTCACCGTAGCCGTAGCTGGGATCGTCGACATAGTAGTGAGTTGCGAAGTCGGGACCGTCGACAGGATCGTGTGAGCTACAGGAGTCCTCCACTTGCCGCTGG TTATAGATATGGACACAGTAAGAGTCCTCATTTCAGAGAGAAGAGCCCAGTCAG GGAGCCAGTTGATAATCTGAGTCCTGAGGAGCGTGATGCCCGCACGGTTTTCTGTATGCAGTTAGCTGCCCGCATTCGGCCTCGAGATCTGGAGGACTTTTTCTCTGCTGTAGGCAAG GTTCGTGATGTACGTATCATCTCAGATCGGAACTCACGTCGTTCTAAGGGCATTGCCTATGTGGAATTCTGTGAAATCCAGTCTGTGCCACTGGCCATTGGGCTGACTGGGCAGCGGTTGCTGGGAGTGCCTATCATTGTACAGGCTTCACAG gCAGAGAAAAACCGACTGGCAGCCATGGCCAACAACCTGCAAAAGGGCAGTGGTGGACCAATGCGCCTCTATGTGGGTTCCCTGCACTTCAATATCACTGAAGACATGCTCCGGGGCATCTTTGAGCCCTTTGGTAAA ATTGATAATATTGTCCTGATGAAGGACTCAGATACAGGCCGCTCTAAAGGTTATGGTTTCATCACG TTCTCTGATTCTGAGTGTGCCCGGCGGGCCCTGGAACAGTTGAATGGCTTTGAGCTTGCTGGTCGACCTATGAGGGTTGGCCATGTGACTGAGCGACTGGATGGTGGCACAGACATCACTTTTCCTGATGGGGACCAGGAGCTGGATCCAGGATCAGCAGGTGGACGTTTGCAGCTCATGGCAAAACTGGCAGAAG GCTCTGGAATCCAACTGCCaaccactgctgctgctgccgctgctgctgccgctgctgcccATGCTGCTGCCTTGCAACTGAATGGAGCAGTTCCCTTGGGAGCCCTGAATCCAGCAGCTCTGACTG CTCTGAGTCCAGCCCTGAACCTTGCCTCCCAGTGCTTCCAGCTGTCCAGCCTCTTTACCCCCCAGACCAT GTAA